The proteins below come from a single Piscinibacter gummiphilus genomic window:
- a CDS encoding branched-chain amino acid ABC transporter permease translates to MAGWAALALFVAAPFIGIYPVFAMKALCFALFACAFNLLLGFTGLLSFGHAAFMGAAAYGTGWLVRSAGFTPELGLIAGVLVAAGLGLVVGLIAIRRQGIYFAMITLAMAQMIFFICLQAPFTGGEDGLQGVPRGKLFGLLPLDNDLAMYFFVLAIFVAVYLFIIRVVHSPYGQVLKAIRENEPRAISLGYNVNRYKLLAFVLSTAIAGLAGGLKTLVLGFATLSDVHWSLSGEVILMTLLGGLGTFAGPVVGAFTIIGLQNFLADRVGSWVTVIIGAIFVVCVLAFRRGFVGEFIARRKKPAAAEPAAAPAQVEVHA, encoded by the coding sequence ATGGCGGGCTGGGCGGCGCTGGCCCTCTTCGTCGCCGCACCCTTCATCGGCATCTACCCGGTCTTTGCGATGAAGGCGCTGTGCTTCGCGCTCTTTGCGTGCGCCTTCAATCTGCTGCTCGGCTTCACCGGCCTGCTGTCGTTCGGCCACGCCGCCTTCATGGGCGCGGCGGCCTACGGCACGGGCTGGCTGGTGCGCTCGGCCGGCTTCACACCCGAGCTCGGGCTGATCGCCGGCGTGCTGGTGGCGGCAGGGCTCGGGCTGGTGGTGGGGCTGATTGCCATCCGCCGCCAGGGCATCTACTTCGCGATGATCACGCTCGCGATGGCGCAGATGATCTTCTTCATCTGCCTGCAGGCACCCTTCACCGGCGGCGAAGACGGGCTGCAGGGCGTGCCGCGCGGCAAGCTCTTCGGGCTCTTGCCGCTCGACAACGACCTCGCGATGTACTTCTTCGTGCTGGCCATCTTCGTGGCGGTGTACCTCTTCATCATCCGCGTGGTGCACTCGCCCTACGGCCAGGTGTTGAAGGCCATCCGCGAGAACGAGCCGCGCGCCATCTCGCTCGGCTACAACGTCAACCGCTACAAGCTGCTCGCTTTCGTGCTCTCGACCGCCATCGCGGGCCTGGCCGGTGGCCTGAAGACACTGGTGCTGGGGTTCGCGACCCTGTCCGACGTGCACTGGTCGCTCTCGGGCGAGGTGATCCTGATGACCCTGCTCGGCGGCCTCGGCACCTTTGCCGGCCCGGTGGTGGGGGCGTTCACCATCATCGGCCTGCAGAACTTCCTCGCCGACCGTGTGGGCTCGTGGGTCACCGTCATCATCGGCGCGATCTTCGTGGTCTGCGTCCTGGCCTTCCGCCGTGGCTTCGTGGGCGAGTTCATCGCGCGCCGCAAGAAGCCGGCCGCGGCCGAGCCGGCAGCCGCACCGGCGCAGGTGGAAGTGCACGCATGA
- a CDS encoding methyl-accepting chemotaxis protein — MRPQLSVARRLALGFASLVLMLVGVATLNGLEIRSLGARMQHIVEVDSARSDLAQALLAQIGQMSVQARTVALLTDLREIDNEIKALNATVARYQETERQLAESLDGAKSSDEERQLVGEIAATSKVAIPLLLRAARQGQEGSNIEATTTLMTQARPQEALWRGKAEQLMAVERQSSVASYASAVSGQQRALSIAAVVVAIAVLAGALLGWRITRSVKQPIDRAIRVAERIAEGDLSSQVEVGSHDEIGRLLLAIAAMQERLRTLVGQIRESSDSIHVASAEVSTGNLDLSQRTERAASSLQQTASSMEDLTSTVRHSASAAEKANQLAHRASAVATRGGEVVSQMVSTMREIDDSSRKIADIIGVIDGIAFQTNILALNAGVEAARAGDQGRGFAVVASEVRSLAQRSAVAAKEIKALIDSSVDKVDAGSRLVKAAGETMVEIVASVDEVAAIVGEITTAASAQSTGISQVSSAVTQLDQVTQQNAALVEEASAAAESLREQAQSLTNVVSAFRLK, encoded by the coding sequence ATGAGGCCCCAGCTCTCCGTCGCCAGGCGTCTCGCACTGGGCTTCGCCAGCCTGGTGCTGATGCTGGTGGGCGTGGCCACGCTCAACGGGCTCGAGATCCGCTCGCTGGGTGCGCGCATGCAGCACATCGTCGAAGTCGACAGCGCACGCAGCGACCTCGCGCAGGCCCTGCTCGCCCAGATCGGCCAGATGTCGGTGCAGGCCCGCACGGTAGCCCTGCTCACCGACCTGCGCGAGATCGACAACGAGATCAAAGCGCTCAACGCGACGGTGGCGCGCTATCAGGAGACCGAGCGCCAGCTCGCCGAGTCGCTCGACGGGGCCAAGTCGTCCGACGAAGAGCGCCAGCTGGTGGGCGAAATCGCCGCCACCTCCAAGGTGGCCATCCCCTTGCTGCTGCGCGCCGCCCGGCAGGGGCAGGAGGGCTCCAACATCGAAGCCACCACCACGCTCATGACGCAGGCCCGCCCGCAGGAAGCCCTGTGGCGCGGCAAGGCCGAGCAGCTGATGGCGGTGGAGCGGCAGTCGAGCGTGGCCTCGTATGCGAGCGCCGTGTCGGGCCAGCAGCGCGCCTTGTCGATCGCGGCGGTGGTGGTGGCCATCGCCGTGCTCGCGGGTGCGTTGCTGGGCTGGCGCATCACGCGCAGCGTGAAGCAGCCGATCGACCGTGCCATCCGCGTGGCCGAGCGCATCGCCGAGGGCGACTTGAGCTCGCAGGTGGAGGTGGGCTCGCACGACGAGATCGGCCGCCTGCTGCTGGCCATCGCGGCCATGCAGGAGCGCCTGCGCACGCTCGTGGGCCAGATCCGCGAGTCGTCCGACAGCATCCATGTGGCCAGTGCCGAGGTCAGCACCGGCAACCTCGATTTGAGCCAGCGCACCGAGCGCGCCGCGTCGAGCCTTCAGCAGACGGCTTCGTCGATGGAAGACCTCACGAGCACGGTGCGCCACAGTGCGAGCGCCGCCGAGAAGGCCAACCAGCTCGCGCACCGCGCCTCGGCTGTGGCCACGCGCGGCGGCGAGGTGGTGTCGCAGATGGTGTCGACCATGCGCGAGATCGACGACAGCTCGCGCAAGATCGCCGACATCATCGGCGTGATCGACGGCATCGCCTTCCAGACCAACATCCTTGCGCTCAACGCCGGCGTGGAAGCGGCGCGCGCCGGTGACCAGGGCCGCGGCTTCGCGGTGGTGGCCAGCGAGGTGCGCAGCCTCGCGCAGCGCAGCGCCGTGGCCGCGAAGGAGATCAAGGCGCTGATCGACTCTAGCGTCGACAAGGTCGATGCCGGCTCGCGGCTGGTGAAGGCGGCAGGCGAGACCATGGTCGAGATCGTGGCGAGCGTCGATGAGGTGGCCGCCATCGTCGGCGAGATCACCACTGCCGCCTCGGCGCAAAGCACGGGCATCAGCCAGGTGAGCAGTGCCGTCACGCAACTCGACCAGGTCACGCAGCAGAACGCCGCGCTGGTGGAAGAAGCCTCGGCCGCCGCCGAGAGCCTGCGCGAGCAGGCACAGAGCCTGACCAACGTGGTGTCGGCCTTCCGGCTGAAGTAG
- a CDS encoding fibronectin type III domain-containing protein has product MAAALGVAASSASAAVVALPAYNVDKSQITVSGLSSGGFMANQLGYAYSATFSGVGVFAGGPYMCAGHSNYTACMYNATISASMLNTMQADLNNWSGTAIDNKANVANQKVYMFVGTSDFTVGPNPMDALKTQYTNNGVSAANLEYVKRASTAHVFPTDFDSTGNNSCGSSASPYISNCGYDGAKAVLTKLYGTLNARNNAPAAANYIEFNQSTYSNNNPGMAASGWLYVPSACASGTQCRLHVALHGCQQSTSNIADKFVKNTGYTRWADTNNIIVLFPQTKADSTSRATSASGSLPNPNACWDWVGWYGSNFAQKAGTQAAAIKAMVDRVASGSTGGGGTLPAPTSVSTSNATTSSMTVTWSAVSNAVGYNVYRNGAKVNGAAVTTTSYTDSGLAAGTTYSWTVRALDTNGAEGASSAPASGTTTGTPPPTATCYTASNYAHTTAGRATQSGGYTYAKGSGQNMGLWNVFTTTTLKQTGTNYYVIGTCP; this is encoded by the coding sequence ATGGCCGCCGCCCTCGGCGTGGCCGCTTCATCGGCCAGTGCCGCCGTCGTGGCGCTGCCGGCCTACAACGTCGACAAGAGCCAGATCACCGTGTCGGGCCTGTCGTCGGGCGGCTTCATGGCCAACCAGCTCGGCTACGCCTACTCGGCCACCTTCTCGGGCGTGGGCGTGTTCGCCGGCGGCCCCTACATGTGTGCCGGCCACAGCAACTACACCGCCTGCATGTACAACGCGACCATCAGCGCCAGCATGCTCAACACCATGCAGGCCGACCTCAACAACTGGAGCGGCACGGCCATCGACAACAAGGCCAACGTGGCCAACCAGAAGGTCTACATGTTCGTGGGCACCAGCGACTTCACCGTCGGCCCCAACCCGATGGACGCACTGAAGACGCAGTACACCAACAACGGTGTGTCGGCCGCCAACCTCGAGTACGTGAAGCGCGCGAGCACGGCGCACGTGTTCCCGACCGACTTCGACTCGACCGGCAACAACAGCTGCGGCAGCTCGGCCTCGCCCTACATCTCGAACTGCGGCTACGACGGCGCGAAAGCCGTGCTCACCAAGCTCTACGGCACGCTGAACGCGCGCAACAACGCACCGGCCGCGGCCAACTACATCGAGTTCAACCAGTCGACCTACAGCAACAACAACCCCGGCATGGCCGCGAGCGGCTGGCTCTACGTGCCGTCGGCCTGCGCAAGCGGCACGCAGTGCAGGCTGCACGTGGCGCTGCATGGCTGCCAGCAGAGCACCTCCAACATCGCCGACAAGTTCGTGAAGAACACCGGCTACACCCGCTGGGCCGACACCAACAACATCATCGTGCTCTTCCCGCAGACCAAGGCCGACAGCACCAGCCGCGCCACCTCGGCCAGCGGCTCGCTGCCCAACCCCAACGCCTGCTGGGACTGGGTGGGCTGGTATGGCAGCAACTTTGCGCAGAAGGCCGGCACGCAGGCTGCCGCCATCAAGGCGATGGTCGACCGCGTGGCCTCGGGCTCCACGGGCGGTGGCGGCACGCTGCCCGCGCCCACCAGCGTGAGCACCTCCAACGCGACGACGAGCAGCATGACCGTCACCTGGAGCGCGGTGAGCAATGCGGTGGGCTACAACGTCTACCGCAACGGCGCGAAGGTCAATGGCGCCGCCGTCACCACCACCAGCTACACCGACAGCGGCCTCGCGGCCGGCACCACCTACAGCTGGACGGTGCGTGCGCTCGACACCAACGGCGCCGAAGGTGCCAGCTCCGCGCCCGCGAGCGGCACCACCACCGGCACGCCGCCGCCCACGGCCACCTGCTACACCGCGAGCAACTATGCGCACACCACCGCGGGCCGTGCGACGCAGAGCGGCGGGTACACCTATGCCAAGGGCTCGGGCCAGAACATGGGGCTGTGGAACGTCTTCACGACGACCACGCTGAAGCAGACCGGCACCAACTACTACGTGATCGGCACCTGCCCCTGA
- a CDS encoding sigma-54 interaction domain-containing protein, whose amino-acid sequence MTQLSRLLPLDSHSVLKLAAKSMFEVFEQLAMGMMVVDRDHRIVWISEGYKRFLPALGISDPEDFIGRAVEEVVPNTLMGSVVDSGRAVLVDLLTNQAGTFLVSRLPLHDDAGQVIGAIGMVLLDHPGTNMQPLMTKFTRLQRELDDARRQLAVQRRSRYTIASFIGTSPAAVGLKSMALRVAGTESTVLLLGETGTGKEVLAQAIHAASPRSGGPFIGINIAAVPESLLEAEFFGVAPGAFTGAGTKARDGKFKLASGGTLFLDEVGDMPLPLQAKLLRVLQEQEVEPLGANEVVRVDVRVIAATSRDLPAMVAAGEFRADLFYRLNVLPIRLPALRERLSDLGALADALLADIARCSGMPQRMLTPDALALLAGQRWPGNVRELRNVLEQASVMTDDLQLTPAHLAGVLPGRASPANAPRAVGDGFDPATWVPQAAGEIRPLPDLMADLERHAIGAALRATAGNRVAAAKLLRISRATLYEKLVLYPELRTAGTLPR is encoded by the coding sequence ATGACACAACTGTCGCGGCTCCTGCCGCTGGACTCCCACAGCGTCCTGAAGCTGGCCGCGAAGTCGATGTTCGAGGTCTTCGAGCAGCTGGCGATGGGCATGATGGTGGTCGACCGCGATCACCGCATCGTGTGGATCAGCGAAGGCTACAAGCGCTTCCTGCCCGCGCTCGGCATCAGCGATCCCGAAGACTTCATCGGCCGCGCCGTCGAAGAGGTGGTGCCCAACACGCTCATGGGCAGCGTGGTCGACAGCGGCCGCGCCGTGCTGGTGGACCTCCTCACCAACCAGGCCGGCACCTTCCTCGTGAGCCGCCTGCCGCTGCACGACGACGCAGGCCAGGTGATCGGCGCCATCGGCATGGTGCTGCTCGACCACCCCGGCACCAACATGCAGCCGCTGATGACGAAGTTCACCCGGCTGCAGCGCGAGCTCGACGACGCGCGCCGGCAGCTCGCCGTGCAGCGCCGCTCGCGCTACACCATCGCCAGCTTCATCGGCACCAGCCCCGCGGCCGTGGGCCTGAAGAGCATGGCCTTGCGCGTGGCCGGCACCGAGAGCACGGTGCTGCTGCTGGGCGAGACGGGCACCGGCAAGGAGGTGCTGGCGCAGGCCATCCATGCGGCCTCGCCGCGCTCGGGCGGCCCCTTCATCGGCATCAACATCGCGGCCGTGCCCGAGAGCCTGCTCGAAGCGGAGTTCTTCGGCGTGGCGCCCGGCGCCTTCACCGGCGCGGGCACCAAGGCGCGCGACGGCAAGTTCAAGCTCGCCAGCGGCGGCACGCTCTTCCTCGATGAAGTGGGCGACATGCCGCTGCCGCTGCAGGCCAAGCTGCTGCGCGTGCTGCAGGAGCAGGAGGTGGAGCCGCTCGGCGCCAACGAGGTGGTGCGCGTCGACGTGCGCGTGATCGCCGCCACCAGCCGCGACCTGCCGGCGATGGTGGCCGCGGGGGAGTTCCGCGCCGACCTGTTCTACCGGCTCAATGTGCTGCCGATCCGGCTGCCGGCGCTGCGCGAGCGGCTGTCGGACCTCGGGGCGCTTGCCGACGCGCTGCTGGCCGACATCGCCCGCTGCAGCGGCATGCCCCAGCGCATGCTGACCCCCGACGCCCTGGCGCTGCTCGCCGGGCAGCGCTGGCCCGGCAACGTGCGCGAGCTGCGCAACGTGCTCGAGCAGGCGAGCGTGATGACCGACGACCTGCAGCTCACCCCCGCGCACCTGGCCGGCGTGCTGCCCGGCCGCGCCTCGCCCGCGAATGCGCCGCGTGCCGTGGGGGACGGGTTCGACCCCGCCACCTGGGTGCCGCAGGCCGCCGGGGAGATCCGACCCTTGCCCGACCTGATGGCCGACCTGGAGCGACACGCGATCGGCGCGGCGCTGCGCGCGACGGCGGGCAACCGTGTCGCGGCGGCGAAGCTGCTGCGCATCTCGCGCGCCACGCTCTACGAGAAGCTCGTGCTGTACCCCGAGCTGCGCACGGCGGGGACTCTGCCGCGCTGA
- a CDS encoding substrate-binding domain-containing protein, with amino-acid sequence MHPLTRRGLRAAALMLSLALPALASAKELPPPQELRIAHIYSKTGPLEAYGKQTATGFTMGLEYATGGSMSVAGRKLVVTEHDDEGKPERGRQLLEAAYGEGRADLAVGPTSSGVALAMLPVAQAHKKVLIVEPAVADAITGEKWNRYVFRTGRNSSQDAISNAVALDQAGVHVATLAQDTAFGRDGIRAFKDALKQGKVVHEEYMPQGSADFAAARQRLVESLKGKPGRKVIWVLWAGAGSPFTIADAELKAAGIEMATGGNTLPAMVQFNRLPGMQGAAYYYFGFPRGNANMWLVSQHFMRYNEPPDMFTAGGFSAAMAIVTALKKSAGVAQGDMLVDIMEGMSFDTPKGTMTFRRDDHQAIQSMYHFRVSAGAMAGRIPDLRLVREIAPDEIAVPVRNKR; translated from the coding sequence ATGCACCCTCTCACCCGCCGAGGCCTGCGCGCCGCCGCCTTGATGCTCTCGCTCGCGCTGCCCGCCCTCGCTTCGGCCAAGGAATTGCCCCCGCCGCAGGAGCTGCGCATCGCGCACATCTACAGCAAGACCGGCCCGCTCGAGGCCTACGGCAAGCAGACGGCCACCGGCTTCACGATGGGCCTCGAATACGCGACCGGCGGCAGCATGAGCGTGGCCGGCCGCAAGCTGGTGGTCACCGAGCACGACGACGAAGGCAAGCCCGAGCGTGGCCGGCAGTTGCTGGAAGCGGCCTATGGCGAAGGCCGCGCCGATCTGGCGGTGGGGCCCACGTCGTCCGGCGTCGCGCTGGCCATGCTGCCGGTGGCGCAGGCGCACAAGAAGGTGCTGATCGTCGAGCCGGCGGTGGCCGATGCGATCACCGGCGAGAAGTGGAACCGCTACGTGTTCCGCACCGGGCGCAACAGCTCGCAGGACGCCATCTCCAACGCCGTGGCACTCGACCAGGCCGGCGTGCACGTGGCCACGCTCGCGCAGGACACGGCCTTCGGTCGCGACGGCATCCGCGCCTTCAAGGATGCGCTCAAGCAAGGCAAGGTCGTGCACGAGGAGTACATGCCGCAGGGGTCGGCCGATTTCGCCGCCGCGCGCCAGCGGCTCGTCGAGAGCCTGAAGGGAAAGCCCGGTCGCAAGGTCATCTGGGTGCTGTGGGCCGGCGCCGGGTCGCCGTTCACCATCGCCGATGCCGAGCTGAAGGCAGCCGGCATCGAGATGGCCACCGGGGGCAACACCTTGCCGGCGATGGTGCAGTTCAACCGCCTGCCCGGCATGCAGGGCGCGGCGTACTACTACTTCGGCTTCCCGCGCGGCAATGCCAACATGTGGCTCGTGTCGCAGCACTTCATGCGCTACAACGAGCCGCCCGACATGTTCACCGCCGGCGGTTTCTCGGCCGCGATGGCGATCGTGACGGCCTTGAAGAAGAGTGCCGGCGTGGCGCAGGGCGACATGCTCGTCGACATCATGGAAGGCATGAGCTTCGACACGCCCAAGGGCACGATGACCTTCCGCCGCGACGACCACCAGGCCATCCAGTCGATGTACCACTTCCGCGTGTCGGCCGGCGCGATGGCCGGGCGCATCCCCGACCTGCGGCTGGTGCGCGAGATCGCGCCCGACGAGATCGCGGTGCCGGTGCGCAACAAGCGCTGA
- a CDS encoding PAS domain S-box protein, with product MDESRYRLLVDSVTDYAIYMLDADGIVSSWNSGAHRFKGYTEAEIVGQHFSRFYVDEDREVGLPQKALATALREGRFEGEGWRVRKDGTRFWAHVVIDPIRAPGSGELLGFAKITRDLSERKAAAELLKRSEDQFNLLVQSVTDYAIYMLDTQGRVSSWNLGAQRIKGYAPEEIIGVHFSRFYTAEDRARDRPKIALETATREGRFEGEGWRVRKDGTRFWANVVVDRIVDPSGQLLGFAKVTRDVTEKREAQHQLEIAREAFFQSQKMDAIGQLTGGVSHDFNNLLMAVLSSLALIRKRIPEDPKTQALLDNAVRGAKRGAELTQRMLAFARRQELKPGVVHVPDLVDGMSGLLQSSLGPTVSIDTRYEELLPPVLVDGNQLELALLNLAVNARDAMPQGGVITIAARAENVTGEHPARLAPGRYVCICVHDEGEGMDEATLARATEPFYTTKGVGKGTGLGLSMVEGLAAQSGGRLTLKSTKGEGTTAELWLPVAREQAEPAPAPVAPSEVAQVAPLTVLAVDDDALVLMNTVAMLQELGHTVREALSGKEALAMLTRDASIQLLVTDQAMPQMTGAQLIEAARRERPGLPVILATGYAELATALPQNVPRLAKPFDLDALAQGIAFALQPQT from the coding sequence ATGGACGAGAGCCGCTACAGGCTGCTGGTCGACTCCGTCACCGACTACGCCATCTACATGCTCGATGCCGACGGCATCGTGTCGAGCTGGAACAGCGGCGCCCACCGCTTCAAGGGCTACACCGAGGCCGAGATCGTCGGCCAGCATTTCTCGCGCTTCTACGTCGACGAAGACCGTGAGGTGGGCCTGCCGCAGAAGGCCCTGGCCACCGCGCTGCGCGAAGGCCGCTTCGAGGGCGAAGGCTGGCGCGTGCGCAAGGACGGCACGCGCTTCTGGGCCCATGTGGTCATCGACCCCATCCGCGCGCCGGGCTCGGGCGAGCTGCTGGGCTTCGCCAAGATCACGCGCGACCTGAGCGAGCGCAAGGCGGCGGCCGAGCTGCTCAAGCGCAGCGAAGACCAGTTCAACCTGCTGGTGCAAAGCGTCACCGACTACGCGATCTACATGCTCGACACGCAGGGCCGCGTGTCGAGCTGGAACCTCGGCGCGCAACGCATCAAGGGCTACGCGCCCGAAGAGATCATCGGCGTGCACTTCTCGCGCTTCTACACCGCCGAGGATCGTGCCCGCGACCGGCCCAAGATCGCACTTGAGACGGCCACCCGCGAAGGCCGCTTCGAAGGCGAGGGCTGGCGCGTGCGCAAGGACGGCACGCGCTTCTGGGCCAATGTGGTGGTCGACCGCATCGTCGACCCGAGCGGCCAGCTGCTCGGCTTCGCCAAGGTCACGCGCGACGTGACCGAGAAGCGCGAGGCCCAGCACCAGCTCGAGATCGCCCGCGAAGCCTTCTTCCAGTCGCAGAAGATGGACGCCATCGGCCAGCTCACGGGCGGCGTGTCGCACGACTTCAACAACCTGCTGATGGCGGTGCTGTCGAGCCTCGCCCTCATTCGCAAGCGCATTCCCGAAGACCCGAAGACGCAGGCGCTGCTCGACAACGCGGTGCGTGGCGCGAAACGCGGCGCCGAGCTGACGCAGCGCATGCTGGCCTTCGCGCGCCGGCAGGAGCTCAAGCCCGGGGTGGTGCACGTGCCCGATCTGGTGGACGGCATGTCGGGGCTGCTGCAATCGTCGCTCGGGCCCACGGTCAGCATCGACACGCGCTACGAGGAGCTGCTGCCGCCGGTGCTGGTCGACGGCAACCAGCTCGAGCTGGCGCTGCTCAACCTCGCCGTCAACGCGCGCGACGCCATGCCGCAGGGCGGCGTCATCACCATCGCGGCGCGCGCGGAAAACGTGACGGGCGAGCACCCGGCGCGGCTCGCGCCCGGCCGCTACGTCTGCATCTGCGTGCACGACGAAGGCGAGGGCATGGACGAGGCCACGCTCGCGCGAGCCACCGAACCGTTCTACACCACCAAGGGCGTGGGCAAGGGCACGGGCCTCGGCTTGTCGATGGTGGAGGGCCTGGCCGCCCAGTCGGGCGGGCGGCTCACGCTCAAGAGCACGAAGGGCGAGGGCACCACCGCCGAGCTGTGGTTGCCGGTGGCGCGCGAGCAGGCCGAGCCGGCGCCCGCGCCGGTGGCCCCGAGCGAGGTGGCGCAGGTCGCGCCCCTCACGGTGCTTGCGGTCGACGACGACGCGCTGGTGCTGATGAACACCGTGGCCATGCTGCAGGAGCTGGGGCACACGGTGCGCGAGGCGCTGTCGGGCAAGGAAGCGCTGGCGATGCTCACGCGAGATGCGTCGATCCAGCTGCTCGTGACCGACCAGGCCATGCCGCAGATGACAGGTGCGCAGCTGATCGAGGCCGCGCGGCGCGAGAGGCCCGGCCTGCCGGTCATCCTGGCCACCGGCTATGCGGAGCTGGCCACTGCCTTGCCGCAGAACGTGCCGCGCCTGGCCAAGCCCTTCGACCTGGACGCGCTGGCGCAAGGCATCGCCTTTGCGCTGCAGCCGCAGACCTGA
- a CDS encoding TonB-dependent receptor plug domain-containing protein encodes MRRRAHPARPALFATTLMATVTLSAWAQADKPTYELERVVISATRHAMPLADAPAAVTVVDRATIEQRGADNVLEALRGETGVTVFTRTISGRKALSLRGFDPKHTLFLVDGRRISASDGVIGHTDFQLDWVPMDEIERIEVVRGPLAALYGAEALGGVVQIFTRAPADTLGGSVSLEGSRGQGGRGSDGHRAAARITGPLMEGVNGALSLSESWRDDVPSALDPRISDLEGRSKREAAWRLAWAAAPGHTIDVQQRFGSELRWAKAVERSGLRRVYGSDTEVDRQHTAFGWNADWSGTSRWHSDVRIYESRLAMANTRTNGVAALRPNTLRDRAVDGQFDGQPGAGHQLTGGAEWRDEGLENQALPGGEASAWHHSVFLQDEARPLEALTLTAGLRYDAHQRFGHAWSPRLYAVWRAAPQWVVKGGYSHGFKPPTLKQITPGYQEDEGPYTYLSNPDLQAETSNGFEAGVAWDSRDAGVMLMAFDNRVKNLIVPVPTGVTVPRTVYRFQNVDRATLRGAELSGSLRPAPGWKLDANYQYLDAADGHGMRLEKRPRHTLGTGIEWATAQWRASAQLDATAGQAIASPTAGQPPLDAPPLVFLGASVTRQLEQGFRLTIGVSNLTNTNPPERSALYVAGEAPRTLRVALRGAW; translated from the coding sequence ATGCGCCGCCGAGCCCACCCCGCTCGCCCTGCCCTCTTCGCCACGACGCTCATGGCCACCGTCACCCTGAGCGCCTGGGCCCAAGCCGACAAGCCCACCTACGAGCTGGAGCGTGTCGTCATCAGCGCCACGCGCCACGCCATGCCGCTGGCCGACGCGCCCGCCGCCGTCACCGTGGTCGACCGCGCCACCATCGAACAGCGCGGCGCCGACAACGTGCTCGAAGCGCTGCGCGGCGAGACCGGCGTCACCGTCTTCACCCGCACCATCTCCGGCCGCAAGGCGCTCTCGCTGCGAGGCTTCGACCCCAAGCACACGCTCTTTCTCGTCGACGGGCGGCGCATCAGTGCGAGCGACGGCGTGATTGGCCACACCGACTTCCAGCTCGACTGGGTGCCGATGGACGAGATCGAGCGCATCGAGGTCGTGCGCGGGCCGCTGGCCGCGCTGTACGGCGCCGAAGCGCTCGGCGGCGTGGTGCAGATCTTCACGCGGGCCCCGGCCGACACGCTCGGCGGCAGCGTCTCGCTCGAAGGCTCGCGCGGCCAGGGTGGTCGCGGCAGCGATGGTCACCGCGCCGCGGCACGCATCACCGGGCCGTTGATGGAGGGCGTGAACGGTGCGCTCTCGCTCAGCGAAAGCTGGCGCGACGACGTGCCCTCGGCGCTCGACCCGCGCATCTCCGACCTGGAAGGCCGCAGCAAGCGCGAAGCCGCCTGGCGCCTCGCCTGGGCCGCCGCGCCGGGCCACACGATCGACGTGCAACAGCGCTTCGGCAGCGAGTTGCGCTGGGCCAAGGCCGTGGAGCGCAGCGGCCTGCGGCGGGTGTACGGCTCCGACACCGAGGTCGACCGCCAGCACACCGCCTTCGGCTGGAACGCCGACTGGTCGGGCACCTCCCGCTGGCACAGCGACGTGCGCATCTATGAAAGCCGCCTCGCGATGGCCAACACCCGCACCAACGGCGTGGCGGCGCTGCGGCCGAACACGCTGCGCGACCGCGCCGTCGACGGTCAGTTCGACGGCCAACCCGGGGCCGGTCACCAGCTCACGGGCGGCGCCGAGTGGCGCGACGAGGGCCTGGAGAACCAGGCCCTGCCCGGCGGCGAGGCAAGCGCGTGGCACCACTCGGTCTTCCTGCAGGACGAAGCCCGGCCGCTCGAGGCGCTCACGCTCACCGCCGGCCTGCGCTACGACGCCCACCAGCGCTTCGGCCACGCCTGGAGCCCGCGCCTCTACGCGGTGTGGCGCGCCGCGCCGCAGTGGGTCGTGAAAGGCGGCTACAGCCACGGCTTCAAGCCGCCCACGCTCAAGCAGATCACCCCGGGCTACCAGGAAGACGAAGGCCCCTACACCTACCTCTCGAACCCCGACCTGCAGGCCGAGACCAGCAACGGCTTCGAGGCGGGCGTGGCCTGGGACAGCCGCGATGCCGGCGTGATGCTGATGGCCTTCGACAACCGCGTGAAGAACCTCATCGTGCCGGTGCCCACCGGCGTGACCGTGCCGCGCACCGTCTACCGCTTCCAGAACGTCGACCGCGCCACGTTGCGTGGCGCCGAACTCTCGGGCTCGCTGCGCCCGGCGCCAGGCTGGAAGCTCGACGCCAACTACCAGTACCTCGACGCCGCCGACGGCCACGGCATGCGGCTGGAGAAGCGCCCTCGCCACACGCTCGGCACCGGCATCGAATGGGCCACCGCGCAATGGCGCGCCAGCGCCCAGCTCGACGCCACGGCGGGCCAGGCCATCGCCTCGCCGACTGCGGGCCAGCCGCCGCTCGACGCGCCGCCGCTGGTCTTCCTCGGCGCGAGCGTCACGCGCCAGCTGGAGCAGGGCTTTCGCCTCACCATCGGCGTGAGCAACCTCACCAACACCAACCCGCCGGAGCGCTCGGCGCTCTACGTCGCGGGCGAAGCACCGCGCACGCTGCGGGTGGCCCTGCGCGGCGCCTGGTAG